A stretch of the uncultured Desulfovibrio sp. genome encodes the following:
- a CDS encoding chemotaxis response regulator protein-glutamate methylesterase — protein sequence MISVLVVDDSTFMRNTITSLLEQDSEIKVVGTARNGQEALEKAEELDPDVMTLDVDLPRLDGLGVLQQLMKKTPIPVLMVSSLTQSGAESTLKALEYGALDFIPKTMSCDRECFGAELQRKVRAIARRKTIIKLKYRRINQIQVPVPRPQPSQPADYVQTPCTGPRDLVVIGVSTGGPPVVQKILSALPADLPACILIAQHMPAAFTNPFAKRLDSVCKIGVTEAQDGDKFKTGHAYVCPGGKHLGIRMRGPLPEIFVAEEPRDALYKPSANVLFETAGKAMGRRTLGAILTGMGSDGCEGAKVLKEKGGCLIAQNEASCVVYGMPKAIVDNKLANLILDVDDIANAIITTVRG from the coding sequence ATGATCAGTGTCCTCGTGGTTGATGATTCAACCTTTATGCGCAACACCATTACTTCACTTCTGGAGCAGGATTCTGAAATCAAGGTTGTGGGCACGGCCCGCAACGGTCAGGAGGCCCTGGAAAAAGCCGAAGAACTCGATCCGGACGTAATGACGCTTGATGTTGACCTCCCAAGGCTTGATGGCCTTGGAGTTTTGCAACAGTTGATGAAAAAGACTCCGATTCCCGTGCTGATGGTCAGCTCTCTCACACAGAGCGGCGCAGAAAGCACATTAAAGGCGTTAGAGTACGGCGCTCTTGATTTTATTCCTAAAACCATGAGCTGCGACCGGGAGTGTTTTGGGGCGGAACTGCAGCGCAAGGTGCGGGCCATCGCACGGCGTAAAACCATCATCAAACTCAAGTACAGGCGCATCAACCAGATTCAGGTTCCGGTTCCACGCCCTCAACCTTCGCAACCTGCGGATTATGTGCAAACGCCCTGCACCGGGCCGCGCGATCTGGTTGTAATCGGCGTATCCACCGGTGGGCCGCCAGTGGTGCAAAAGATTCTTTCAGCACTGCCTGCGGATCTTCCGGCCTGCATACTTATTGCGCAGCATATGCCGGCGGCTTTTACAAATCCGTTTGCCAAGCGTCTCGACAGTGTTTGCAAGATCGGCGTTACCGAAGCCCAGGATGGTGACAAGTTTAAAACCGGCCATGCGTATGTCTGCCCTGGCGGCAAACACTTGGGCATTCGCATGCGCGGCCCGTTGCCAGAAATCTTTGTTGCAGAAGAACCACGCGATGCCCTTTACAAACCTTCGGCAAACGTGCTTTTTGAAACTGCGGGCAAAGCAATGGGAAGACGCACGCTTGGCGCAATTCTCACCGGAATGGGTTCAGACGGATGCGAAGGGGCCAAGGTTCTTAAAGAGAAGGGCGGCTGCCTTATAGCGCAAAATGAGGCATCCTGTGTCGTTTACGGTATGCCCAAGGCGATTGTAGACAACAAGCTCGCCAACCTCATTCTTGATGTGGACGATATTGCCAACGCCATCATAACAACGGTCAGAGGCTGA
- a CDS encoding protein-glutamate O-methyltransferase CheR, which yields MQISDEEFLQLRDFIYQQCGIFIAENRKYLVENRLSNRIKELNLKSYSDYYNFLRFDGSRRTELTKLFEVVTTNETSFFRNPPQLEVFQKSVLPDILDQCRKAGRKKLRIWSAGCSTGEEPYTLAIILCEVLKSELSSWDIKITANDLSEAVLAAARRGVYNDYALRTTPKEIVDAYFIKEDTQYRVKPELKSLISFGPINLNEREQLKRIEKSQIVFCRNVIIYFDDEMKRKVINAFYDNLEINGALLIGHSESLHNISRAFQLEHHKGTIVYRKMS from the coding sequence TTGCAGATATCGGACGAAGAATTTCTGCAACTGCGCGATTTCATCTATCAGCAGTGCGGCATTTTCATTGCTGAAAACAGAAAGTACCTTGTTGAGAATCGGCTTTCAAACCGCATCAAGGAACTGAACCTCAAAAGTTACAGCGACTATTACAACTTTCTGCGCTTTGACGGCAGCCGCCGCACAGAACTCACCAAGCTTTTTGAAGTGGTGACAACCAACGAGACAAGCTTTTTCCGCAATCCGCCGCAGCTTGAAGTTTTTCAAAAAAGTGTGCTGCCCGACATACTTGACCAGTGCCGCAAGGCTGGGCGCAAAAAGCTGCGCATCTGGTCGGCTGGCTGTTCCACGGGCGAAGAACCCTACACGCTCGCCATCATATTGTGTGAGGTTCTGAAAAGTGAACTTTCCAGCTGGGACATCAAGATCACAGCCAACGACCTTTCCGAGGCCGTATTGGCTGCTGCCCGCCGGGGTGTTTACAACGATTATGCCCTGCGCACGACCCCCAAGGAAATTGTGGACGCTTACTTTATCAAGGAAGACACGCAATACAGGGTCAAGCCGGAACTGAAGTCGCTCATTTCCTTTGGGCCCATTAACCTCAACGAGAGGGAACAGCTCAAACGTATTGAAAAATCGCAGATTGTTTTCTGCCGCAACGTTATCATCTATTTTGACGATGAAATGAAGCGCAAGGTTATCAACGCCTTTTACGACAACCTTGAAATCAACGGCGCTTTGCTTATCGGGCATTCCGAATCCCTGCACAACATCAGCCGCGCGTTCCAGCTTGAACACCACAAGGGAACCATTGTTTACAGAAAAATGAGCTGA
- a CDS encoding LL-diaminopimelate aminotransferase, producing the protein MTSVNSNFLKLQSNYLFAEIARKVASFKEANPEKRVISLGIGDVTRPLAPAVVAALHKAADDMGDAATFHGYGPEQGYAFLREIIAEHDYKARGVDLSPDEVFVSDGAKSDVGNFQELFAADSIVAVTDPVYPVYVDSNAMAGRSGEFDGKQWDRLVYLPCLKENDFVPDFPKTRPDIIYLCYPNNPTGTVLSRQALQGWVDYARREGCVILYDSAYEAYITDSSVPHSIYELEGAQEVAVEFRSFSKTAGFTGLRCAYTVVPKALQVSDAKGGKVALNGLWNRRQCTKYNGCPYIVQRAAAATYSPEGRAQVMDVIHGYQRNAESLRNAVTGMGLSVYGGVNAPYIWVSVPDGMTSWGFFDHVLNNTALVCTPGAGFGASGEGYVRLTAFGSPADTEEAIKRLASLS; encoded by the coding sequence ATGACCAGCGTAAACAGCAATTTTCTCAAGCTGCAAAGCAACTATCTTTTTGCGGAAATAGCCCGCAAGGTCGCCTCCTTCAAGGAAGCCAACCCCGAAAAGCGCGTCATCAGCCTGGGCATTGGCGATGTGACCCGCCCCCTTGCCCCTGCCGTTGTTGCGGCGCTGCACAAGGCTGCGGACGATATGGGCGATGCCGCTACGTTTCACGGGTACGGCCCGGAACAGGGCTATGCCTTTTTGCGCGAAATCATCGCGGAACACGACTACAAGGCGCGCGGTGTTGATCTGAGCCCCGACGAAGTGTTCGTGAGCGACGGCGCCAAGTCGGACGTGGGCAATTTTCAGGAGCTTTTTGCCGCTGACAGCATTGTGGCAGTGACTGACCCAGTCTACCCCGTCTATGTGGATTCCAACGCCATGGCGGGCCGTTCCGGCGAATTTGACGGCAAGCAGTGGGACAGGCTCGTGTACCTGCCCTGCCTCAAGGAAAACGACTTTGTGCCGGACTTTCCCAAAACCCGGCCCGACATCATCTATCTGTGCTACCCCAACAACCCCACGGGCACAGTGCTTTCGCGTCAGGCGCTTCAGGGTTGGGTCGACTACGCCCGCCGCGAAGGCTGCGTCATTCTGTATGACTCCGCTTACGAGGCGTATATCACCGACAGTTCTGTTCCCCACAGCATTTACGAACTTGAGGGTGCGCAGGAAGTGGCCGTGGAATTCCGCAGCTTCTCCAAAACCGCTGGCTTCACCGGCCTGCGTTGCGCCTACACGGTTGTACCCAAGGCGCTCCAGGTCAGCGATGCCAAGGGCGGCAAGGTTGCGCTCAACGGCCTCTGGAACCGCCGCCAGTGCACCAAGTACAACGGCTGCCCCTACATTGTGCAGCGGGCCGCTGCCGCCACCTACAGCCCGGAAGGCCGGGCGCAGGTCATGGACGTTATCCACGGCTACCAGCGCAATGCAGAAAGCCTGCGCAACGCAGTAACCGGCATGGGCCTTTCCGTCTACGGCGGCGTCAATGCTCCCTACATCTGGGTGAGCGTGCCTGACGGTATGACCTCCTGGGGATTCTTTGACCACGTGCTGAACAATACGGCTCTTGTGTGCACACCCGGCGCTGGCTTTGGCGCTTCTGGCGAAGGCTATGTGCGCCTGACGGCCTTCGGCTCCCCTGCTGATACGGAAGAAGCCATCAAGCGCCTTGCCTCACTGAGCTAG
- a CDS encoding HEAT repeat domain-containing protein — translation MNMENPQHKAILEALKSGENDAIRDAAFSAGDQGLQDAVPMLCEHIKSPSVGVQEAAEYALRKIRGPQVVVALLPLLSSDEAPVRNVAMDILREIGSDSIESIQPYLQHDDADLRIFITDILGYCRTHQSCLLLCRALLKDPEVNVRYQAAVSLGTLAFPEAVNSLCQAMHDEEWVQFAVVEALAKIKDYSAASALVKLLSQASSLVSSAIVDALGDMGDVKSIPLLFSSLENVREALRHKIVKAIVQILNGRGLSLLAGKSQERLRSYLLDALTDNDEDILLASLQGLSAIGSDACTEDIINMAATLDRERQDELYEAAIKAIAAIGYNDSVRDALNSVDESRTLLAMEACHLMADRRCVPDLKNVFWDASPELQRMAAAELAQLGDCADSPFFVTIMNDSEDAEVLKSALVFFGNQPTCPDVEDLVFAQLDHRYVDVKEMALEACINLHSAKLNERFKERAKSEDPLQRMMAVYALGRYGIVENLSEITAALDDESPRIRQVAVESFQSLGEQAEGYLPLLLPRLSDEDKDVRLAVIDLLGQIASPTVLPYILNGLDDENEWVRIRAVDALGMHKVANAVPQLAQMLENSSPMVALKIIEALGKIGGNVAFSVLLGLMNHEDPDIQHAAEEAVATIQAEQE, via the coding sequence ATGAACATGGAAAATCCACAGCACAAAGCAATTCTTGAAGCCCTGAAGTCGGGCGAAAATGACGCGATTCGCGACGCGGCATTCAGCGCTGGCGATCAGGGCCTCCAGGATGCCGTTCCCATGCTCTGCGAACACATCAAAAGCCCAAGTGTGGGCGTACAGGAAGCAGCGGAATACGCCCTGCGCAAAATTCGCGGGCCACAGGTGGTTGTAGCTCTGCTGCCGCTCCTGAGCAGCGACGAAGCCCCCGTGCGCAACGTGGCCATGGACATTCTGCGCGAAATCGGCTCGGACAGCATTGAGAGCATTCAGCCCTACCTGCAGCACGACGATGCGGACCTGCGGATATTTATCACAGATATTCTGGGATACTGCCGTACGCATCAGTCCTGTCTGCTGCTCTGCCGCGCCCTGCTCAAAGATCCGGAAGTGAATGTGCGTTATCAGGCTGCTGTGAGCCTTGGCACACTGGCTTTTCCCGAAGCCGTCAACTCCCTGTGCCAGGCCATGCACGATGAGGAATGGGTGCAGTTTGCCGTGGTGGAAGCCCTTGCGAAAATCAAGGACTACTCCGCCGCCAGCGCTCTTGTGAAACTGCTTTCGCAGGCCTCGTCCCTTGTGAGTTCGGCCATTGTGGACGCCCTTGGCGATATGGGCGATGTAAAGTCCATTCCCCTGCTCTTCAGTTCGCTTGAAAATGTTCGCGAAGCCCTGCGCCACAAGATTGTCAAAGCTATCGTGCAGATTCTCAACGGGCGCGGCTTGTCGCTGCTGGCTGGCAAATCGCAGGAGAGGCTGCGTTCCTACCTGCTCGACGCCCTTACAGACAATGACGAAGACATTTTGCTGGCCTCCCTGCAAGGCCTGAGTGCCATTGGCTCGGACGCGTGCACCGAAGACATCATCAACATGGCTGCCACCCTCGACAGGGAACGCCAGGATGAACTCTATGAAGCCGCCATCAAGGCCATAGCCGCCATCGGCTACAATGACTCCGTGCGCGATGCCCTGAACAGCGTTGATGAATCGCGCACCCTGCTGGCAATGGAGGCCTGTCATCTTATGGCAGACCGCCGTTGCGTGCCTGATCTCAAGAATGTTTTCTGGGATGCCAGCCCGGAACTGCAGCGCATGGCGGCAGCGGAACTGGCTCAGCTTGGCGATTGCGCCGACTCCCCATTCTTTGTAACAATCATGAATGATTCAGAAGATGCAGAAGTTCTTAAGAGCGCACTGGTCTTCTTTGGCAACCAGCCCACCTGCCCTGACGTGGAAGACCTTGTCTTCGCCCAGCTGGATCACCGCTATGTGGACGTTAAGGAAATGGCGCTGGAAGCCTGCATCAATCTGCACAGCGCCAAGCTGAACGAGCGCTTCAAGGAGCGCGCCAAGAGCGAAGACCCCCTGCAGCGCATGATGGCCGTGTATGCCCTTGGCCGTTACGGCATTGTGGAAAATCTGTCTGAAATAACGGCAGCGCTTGACGATGAATCGCCCCGCATACGGCAGGTGGCGGTGGAATCCTTCCAGAGTCTTGGCGAACAGGCCGAGGGATATCTGCCCCTGCTGCTGCCCCGCCTTTCAGATGAAGACAAGGATGTCCGTCTTGCAGTGATTGACCTGCTTGGGCAAATCGCTTCCCCAACTGTGCTGCCCTACATTCTCAATGGGCTTGATGACGAAAACGAATGGGTTCGCATACGCGCTGTTGATGCGCTGGGCATGCACAAGGTTGCCAATGCCGTTCCGCAACTGGCGCAAATGCTTGAGAATTCAAGCCCCATGGTGGCCCTCAAAATTATTGAGGCTCTCGGTAAAATCGGCGGCAATGTGGCCTTTAGCGTGCTGCTGGGTTTGATGAATCATGAAGACCCAGATATCCAGCATGCAGCGGAAGAAGCGGTGGCAACGATCCAGGCCGAACAGGAGTAG
- a CDS encoding ParA family protein, whose protein sequence is MCAKILAIANQKGGVGKTTTSISLSSALARMGKKVLVLDLDPHACATLHARIYPEGIACSLHDLFLAQEDAWPVIWPDLIHVQALPGMDVAPGSIRLSELEVDFRERQAKGSVLLRSLTHVRDEYDYIILDCPPHVGILLVNALVAADLLIIPIQTDFLALHGLKLLFDTLHTLNKALGRSVRYRAVPTMYDRRAKACTRVLELMRRKMGQSMFSTVIGVDTHFREASAQGCTIYDIDARSKGALGYNSLAEEVVKLW, encoded by the coding sequence ATGTGTGCAAAAATTCTGGCTATTGCCAATCAAAAAGGGGGCGTCGGCAAAACCACGACATCCATTTCGCTGAGCAGCGCGCTTGCCCGCATGGGGAAAAAAGTTCTTGTTCTTGATCTTGATCCCCACGCCTGCGCCACGTTGCATGCGAGAATATACCCCGAAGGCATCGCTTGCAGCCTGCATGATCTTTTTCTTGCGCAGGAAGATGCCTGGCCCGTGATCTGGCCTGACCTTATCCATGTGCAGGCGCTGCCGGGAATGGACGTGGCGCCGGGCAGTATACGGCTTTCAGAGCTTGAAGTTGACTTTCGCGAGCGTCAGGCCAAGGGAAGTGTGCTCCTCCGCAGCCTCACGCATGTGCGCGATGAATACGATTACATAATTCTGGATTGTCCGCCCCATGTGGGCATTCTGCTGGTCAATGCGCTGGTTGCCGCAGACCTGCTGATAATTCCGATCCAGACAGATTTTCTTGCCTTGCACGGGCTTAAGCTGCTGTTCGACACGCTGCACACGTTGAACAAGGCTCTGGGCAGGTCCGTACGCTACCGGGCGGTGCCCACCATGTACGACAGAAGAGCAAAAGCCTGCACACGGGTACTTGAACTGATGCGGCGCAAAATGGGGCAATCCATGTTCTCAACGGTCATTGGGGTGGACACGCACTTTCGCGAGGCCAGCGCCCAGGGGTGCACCATTTATGATATCGACGCCCGCTCAAAGGGTGCGCTCGGGTATAATTCGCTTGCAGAAGAAGTGGTAAAGCTATGGTAA
- the dapF gene encoding diaminopimelate epimerase, translating to MAATLRFTKMQGIGNDYVYVNGFEERVENPNDLARQISDRHFGVGSDGLVLILPSGTSDVRMRMFNSDGSEAEMCGNAIRCVGKYVHDHGILSKDVIRVETRAGEKIVRLLFEGGEVCGATVDMGEPVLTPANIPVLVEGDTSAQRFVARPVEVDGAGYDITAVSMGNPHAVVFMKGIDDLDLPKIGPSFEHHRLFPQRTNTEFVEVISSTKVRMRVWERGAGETLACGTGACAVAVACVLNNLTGRELDVELKGGTLHIHWDEISNHVYMTGGAVTVFTGIYHI from the coding sequence ATGGCTGCAACACTGCGCTTTACAAAAATGCAGGGCATCGGCAACGATTATGTCTATGTGAATGGCTTTGAAGAACGTGTCGAGAACCCCAACGACCTTGCCCGACAGATCAGCGACCGCCATTTCGGTGTCGGGTCTGACGGTCTTGTACTGATCCTGCCTTCCGGCACTTCAGACGTGCGCATGCGCATGTTCAACTCTGATGGTTCCGAGGCTGAAATGTGCGGCAATGCCATCCGCTGCGTGGGCAAATATGTTCACGACCACGGCATTCTTTCCAAGGATGTTATCCGCGTTGAAACCCGCGCCGGGGAAAAAATCGTCCGCCTGCTGTTTGAAGGCGGCGAGGTCTGCGGCGCTACGGTTGATATGGGCGAACCCGTGCTGACCCCGGCCAACATTCCAGTGCTGGTCGAGGGCGACACAAGCGCCCAGCGTTTTGTGGCCCGCCCCGTCGAGGTTGACGGCGCAGGCTACGATATTACCGCTGTTTCCATGGGCAATCCGCATGCGGTTGTGTTCATGAAAGGCATTGACGACCTTGATCTGCCCAAGATCGGCCCCAGTTTTGAGCACCACAGGCTGTTTCCGCAGCGCACCAACACCGAATTTGTGGAAGTGATCTCTTCCACCAAGGTGAGAATGCGCGTGTGGGAACGCGGCGCGGGCGAAACCCTTGCCTGCGGCACCGGCGCATGCGCCGTTGCGGTTGCCTGCGTGCTCAACAACCTTACCGGGCGCGAGCTTGACGTGGAACTCAAAGGCGGCACCCTGCACATCCATTGGGACGAAATTTCCAACCATGTCTACATGACCGGCGGAGCCGTCACCGTCTTCACCGGCATATACCACATCTGA